Proteins found in one Dehalococcoidales bacterium genomic segment:
- a CDS encoding DAK2 domain-containing protein: MNQTDVIGGQKFLEMFAAATDWLEKSAPEVDALNVFPVPDGDTGTNMLLTMKSTIDHGFQNANKDVSSVSHSMATGALMGARGNSGVILSQFWAGLAQGLADKETMDGKDFAAALERSSVVAYKGVSNPVEGTILTVLKDAAQEALKTAANGKGDLLSVLESTVSAASESVANTPKLLPALREAGVVDSGGQGLYTILDGALRYLRGESELMQFRKPQIIASSISSTPVTVTADAKAGHEDEVPFGYCTEFLLKGSGLDPEKMKKYLLKKGQSLIVVGDENTVRVHIHTLDPGEVISYATSMGTIHSVSARNMDEQHQDYLAKQKTQSTPTKVSIVSVAAGDGLAEVFSSLGVSAIVAGGQTMNPSTKDILMGVERAPSDNVIILPNNKNIVLAAQQVQALTEKKICVVPTVNVPQGVAALLAFDYEAELETNCEIMTETINAVSSIEVTRSVRSCKIGNLDIKKKQAIGLLNGVIISALDSAKDVLFEVLEKTIEDKTEIITVYYGQDTEEDEAEACGNEIREKYPQLQVEVVYGGQPHYFYIVSVE; this comes from the coding sequence ATGAATCAAACGGATGTTATCGGAGGACAAAAGTTCCTCGAAATGTTCGCCGCCGCTACTGATTGGCTTGAAAAAAGCGCCCCCGAAGTTGATGCGCTTAACGTTTTCCCCGTACCGGACGGAGATACCGGTACCAATATGTTACTTACAATGAAATCGACGATTGACCACGGATTTCAAAATGCCAACAAGGATGTTTCTTCCGTTTCGCACTCAATGGCTACCGGCGCCCTAATGGGGGCCCGCGGTAACAGCGGGGTTATCCTTTCGCAATTCTGGGCCGGATTGGCTCAGGGGTTAGCGGATAAAGAAACGATGGACGGTAAGGATTTTGCCGCCGCATTGGAAAGATCCTCGGTTGTTGCCTATAAAGGCGTCAGCAACCCGGTTGAAGGCACAATCCTAACGGTATTAAAAGATGCCGCACAGGAAGCCTTAAAAACCGCCGCTAACGGCAAAGGAGATCTCCTTTCCGTTTTGGAATCCACGGTATCCGCCGCCAGTGAATCGGTTGCCAACACACCCAAACTTTTACCGGCATTAAGAGAAGCCGGAGTTGTCGATTCGGGCGGGCAAGGCCTTTATACAATACTGGACGGGGCATTACGCTACCTGCGGGGCGAATCGGAGTTAATGCAATTCCGAAAACCGCAAATCATCGCCAGCAGTATTTCTTCAACACCCGTAACCGTTACGGCCGATGCCAAAGCGGGTCACGAAGATGAAGTTCCCTTCGGTTACTGTACAGAGTTCCTGCTCAAGGGAAGCGGGCTGGACCCCGAAAAAATGAAAAAATATTTGCTCAAAAAAGGGCAATCACTGATTGTTGTCGGAGATGAGAATACCGTTAGAGTCCATATTCATACGCTTGACCCCGGCGAAGTAATCAGTTACGCAACTTCAATGGGCACCATTCACAGCGTCAGCGCCCGCAATATGGACGAACAGCATCAAGATTACTTGGCAAAACAAAAAACACAATCGACGCCGACCAAGGTATCGATTGTTTCCGTTGCTGCCGGAGACGGTCTGGCAGAGGTGTTTTCCAGCCTCGGCGTTTCCGCCATTGTTGCCGGCGGGCAAACAATGAACCCCAGCACCAAGGATATTCTGATGGGAGTGGAACGCGCACCTTCGGATAACGTGATTATCCTTCCCAACAACAAAAACATTGTGCTGGCCGCACAGCAAGTCCAAGCCCTAACGGAGAAAAAAATCTGTGTTGTGCCAACGGTCAATGTCCCTCAGGGGGTTGCCGCACTGCTTGCCTTTGATTACGAAGCGGAACTGGAAACCAACTGCGAGATTATGACAGAAACAATCAATGCCGTTTCGTCAATCGAGGTTACACGTTCCGTGCGTTCGTGTAAAATCGGAAACCTTGATATCAAAAAGAAACAAGCAATCGGGCTTCTTAACGGGGTCATTATCTCGGCACTGGATAGTGCCAAAGATGTTTTGTTTGAGGTTTTAGAGAAAACGATTGAGGATAAAACCGAAATAATCACCGTTTACTACGGTCAAGACACCGAAGAAGACGAAGCCGAAGCATGCGGCAATGAAATACGCGAGAAGTACCCTCAACTGCAGGTTGAAGTGGTTTACGGAGGACAACCGCACTATTTTTATATTGTGTCGGTAGAATAA
- the argH gene encoding argininosuccinate lyase yields the protein MSHIRSRFDKTADELVVQYTSSLSYDRRLYIYDIKGSIAHARMLAKQNIITKNEADEIERGLKAVAAEIEDGKFDFKPELEDIHMAVEARLFEIIGDVAGKLHTGRSRNDQVALDFKLYIKEAISETLSGIRLIQQTLIKTAEANIDVIMPGYTHLQLAQPVLLAHHLLAYFEMFERDYGRFKDCFKRADVLPLGSGSLAGVTFNTDREFLAKELGFSRVSPNSMDAVSDRDFALEYMAAAAISMMHISRIAEEIVLWSSEEFKFIELDDAYATGSSLMPQKKNPDVAELGRGKTGRVYGNLTALLATMKGLPLTYNRDLQEDKEKVFDTVDTLVLSLKVFSGMLDTLKFKPETMRKASDRGFILATDLADYLVLKGEAFRNAHGIIAKLVSYATKNNKTLSDLTVSEYKQFSPLFEDDVKDITIESSVAARNVTGGTSPKQVEAALKTAKQIACNQ from the coding sequence ATGAGCCATATAAGAAGCCGTTTCGATAAAACGGCCGATGAACTTGTAGTGCAATATACTTCTTCATTGTCGTACGACCGGCGTTTATACATTTATGACATTAAGGGCAGTATCGCCCATGCGCGTATGCTTGCCAAACAAAATATTATTACCAAAAACGAAGCGGACGAGATTGAACGTGGGCTTAAAGCAGTTGCCGCAGAAATTGAGGACGGTAAGTTCGATTTTAAGCCGGAGTTGGAAGATATTCATATGGCCGTTGAGGCACGCCTTTTTGAGATTATCGGCGATGTTGCCGGCAAACTGCATACCGGACGCTCGCGTAACGATCAGGTAGCGTTGGATTTCAAACTTTATATCAAAGAAGCAATCAGCGAAACCCTAAGCGGAATAAGGTTAATCCAGCAAACCCTGATTAAAACAGCCGAGGCGAATATCGATGTTATTATGCCGGGCTATACTCACCTGCAACTGGCTCAGCCGGTTCTTTTGGCGCATCATTTACTGGCCTATTTTGAGATGTTTGAACGTGATTACGGCCGTTTTAAAGATTGTTTCAAACGCGCCGATGTTTTACCGCTCGGCAGCGGTTCACTGGCCGGAGTTACTTTTAATACCGACCGCGAATTTTTGGCCAAAGAACTCGGATTTAGCCGAGTCAGCCCAAACAGCATGGATGCCGTTTCGGATCGTGACTTTGCGCTTGAGTATATGGCAGCCGCCGCAATTTCCATGATGCATATTTCGCGAATTGCCGAAGAAATTGTGTTGTGGTCATCGGAAGAGTTTAAATTTATTGAACTTGATGATGCTTACGCTACCGGTTCGAGCCTAATGCCGCAAAAGAAAAACCCCGATGTTGCCGAACTCGGCAGAGGTAAAACCGGACGCGTTTACGGAAACTTGACCGCGCTTTTAGCCACCATGAAAGGCTTGCCGCTCACATATAACCGCGATTTGCAAGAAGATAAAGAAAAGGTATTCGATACCGTGGATACGCTGGTGTTAAGTTTAAAGGTTTTTAGCGGAATGCTGGATACATTAAAATTTAAACCGGAAACTATGCGCAAGGCTTCCGACCGCGGGTTTATCTTAGCAACGGACCTTGCCGATTATTTGGTGTTAAAGGGCGAGGCTTTCCGTAATGCTCACGGGATAATCGCTAAACTGGTAAGCTACGCAACCAAAAACAACAAAACGCTAAGCGACCTGACAGTTAGCGAATATAAACAATTTTCACCGCTTTTTGAAGATGATGTAAAAGATATCACCATTGAATCTTCGGTTGCAGCGCGCAACGTAACCGGGGGAACTTCACCCAAACAGGTGGAGGCAGCCTTAAAAACAGCCAAACAAATAGCCTGCAACCAATAA
- the recG gene encoding ATP-dependent DNA helicase RecG — protein MDSLPLRKVLELERQKKFNNTAVFGGLDKFLANWATKTEGTINNAIILKQFKALQLDKTGYAELDISQRQAKIEAIIGAIDNIEASLAEKPPKPVKAPAKTAAVTKTAARKSPLKTSQGLSLDASITSIKGVSAAVAVKFNKLGASTVRDLLYYFPNRHLDYSQRKTIAELSEGVEETIIANVWQTREVRLGNRRSTEAIVGDETGNVRVVWFNNPYIAKQLSVNQQVVLSGRLSIFRDQPVFESPEWEVLEDKELVHTGRLVPIYPLTKGLYPRAVRKMMKEVIDRWAPETEDFLPLKIRERCGLTDLPQAIYQAHFPDSQELKDKARTRLAFDELFLLQLGVLNRKRRWQADQPANPFKIDKAVTDKWMQPLPFELTGAQKRVISEIYDDLQKPIPMSRLLQGEVGSGKTIVALAGLITAVNNNFQGALMAPTEILAEQHFSSVCKLLAMGGEALSQEDYIHTYNSIDGEPVSVALLIGDTKGKKKSEIQNAIAAGDVDIVIGTHALIQKNVEFNSLGLAIIDEQHRFGVEQRSALRQKGYNPHLLVMTATPIPRTLALTLYGDLDLSVIDELPPGRQTIKTKWLAPDERNKAYNFIRKQVAEGRQAFIICPLIDESEAVQARAAIAEFEYLSSEVFPSLGLGLLHGRMSSADKDDVMTRFRYGELDVLVSTPVIEVGVDVPNATVMLIESADRFGLSQLHQFRGRVGRGTEQSYCMLLAENPSEIARNRLEVIEKVQDGFLLAEEDLKLRGPGEFFGTRQSGIPDLKMARISDTGLLETVRREALALFEKDPEFEKAENKPLAKEIAKVWAQKSIGEQS, from the coding sequence ATGGATTCATTGCCGTTACGTAAGGTTCTGGAGCTTGAGCGCCAAAAAAAATTCAACAACACCGCTGTTTTCGGCGGGTTGGATAAATTTTTGGCAAACTGGGCAACCAAAACCGAAGGAACAATCAATAACGCAATTATTTTAAAGCAATTCAAAGCATTGCAACTGGATAAAACCGGTTATGCAGAGCTTGATATCAGCCAGCGCCAAGCCAAAATTGAAGCAATAATAGGCGCTATCGATAACATTGAGGCGTCTTTGGCGGAAAAGCCGCCAAAACCGGTTAAAGCACCCGCTAAAACCGCAGCGGTTACCAAAACAGCCGCGCGCAAATCCCCGCTTAAAACAAGCCAAGGGCTGAGCTTGGACGCATCAATAACATCAATAAAAGGGGTCAGCGCCGCCGTTGCCGTTAAGTTTAATAAACTCGGAGCCTCAACCGTAAGGGATTTACTGTATTATTTCCCCAACCGCCACCTCGATTACAGCCAGCGCAAAACAATTGCGGAGCTTAGCGAGGGGGTTGAGGAAACGATTATTGCCAACGTTTGGCAAACGCGCGAAGTCAGGCTTGGCAACCGCCGCAGTACCGAGGCCATTGTCGGTGATGAAACGGGAAACGTCAGGGTAGTATGGTTTAATAACCCCTATATTGCCAAGCAATTATCCGTTAATCAACAAGTGGTGTTAAGCGGACGGTTAAGCATTTTCAGGGATCAGCCGGTGTTTGAATCCCCCGAGTGGGAAGTTTTGGAAGATAAAGAGCTTGTCCATACCGGCAGATTGGTTCCAATCTATCCCCTAACCAAAGGGCTTTACCCGCGCGCCGTCAGAAAGATGATGAAAGAAGTTATTGACCGCTGGGCGCCCGAAACGGAAGATTTTTTGCCGCTAAAGATAAGAGAGCGCTGCGGTTTAACAGACTTGCCGCAAGCCATTTATCAGGCGCATTTCCCCGACAGCCAAGAACTAAAAGATAAAGCCCGCACCAGGCTGGCGTTCGATGAGTTATTTTTATTGCAACTGGGTGTTTTAAACAGAAAACGGCGTTGGCAGGCCGACCAACCCGCCAACCCGTTCAAAATAGATAAAGCGGTAACCGATAAATGGATGCAACCCTTGCCGTTTGAACTTACCGGCGCCCAAAAAAGGGTGATTTCCGAGATCTACGATGACCTGCAAAAACCGATTCCGATGTCGCGGTTACTGCAGGGTGAAGTCGGCAGCGGAAAAACGATTGTCGCTCTTGCGGGGCTTATTACCGCCGTTAACAATAATTTTCAGGGAGCCCTAATGGCCCCCACCGAAATACTGGCCGAACAGCACTTTTCAAGCGTTTGTAAACTCCTGGCGATGGGCGGTGAGGCATTATCCCAAGAAGATTATATTCATACCTATAACAGTATTGACGGCGAGCCCGTTTCCGTTGCCCTTTTAATCGGCGATACAAAGGGTAAAAAGAAATCGGAAATTCAAAATGCGATTGCCGCAGGGGATGTCGATATTGTTATCGGAACCCATGCCCTTATTCAAAAAAACGTTGAGTTTAATTCTTTGGGGCTTGCAATTATTGATGAACAGCACCGTTTCGGTGTGGAACAACGTTCCGCACTGCGACAAAAGGGTTATAACCCGCATTTGTTGGTAATGACCGCAACCCCCATCCCGCGCACCTTGGCGTTAACTTTGTACGGAGACCTTGATCTTTCGGTTATTGATGAGCTGCCGCCCGGCAGACAAACAATTAAAACGAAATGGCTTGCCCCCGATGAAAGAAATAAAGCCTACAATTTTATACGTAAACAGGTTGCCGAAGGGAGGCAAGCCTTTATAATCTGCCCTTTAATTGATGAGTCTGAAGCGGTCCAAGCCCGCGCCGCCATCGCCGAATTCGAATATTTATCCTCCGAGGTTTTTCCGTCACTTGGGCTTGGGCTTTTACACGGAAGGATGTCATCTGCCGATAAAGACGATGTAATGACGCGTTTCCGCTACGGGGAACTGGACGTACTGGTTTCGACACCGGTGATTGAAGTGGGGGTGGATGTTCCCAATGCCACGGTAATGTTAATCGAAAGCGCCGACCGTTTCGGGCTTTCGCAATTGCACCAGTTTAGGGGCAGGGTCGGGCGCGGTACGGAACAAAGCTATTGCATGTTACTTGCGGAAAACCCCTCCGAAATAGCCCGCAACAGATTGGAAGTAATCGAAAAAGTCCAGGACGGTTTTTTACTTGCGGAAGAAGACCTCAAACTGAGAGGCCCCGGCGAGTTTTTCGGAACAAGGCAAAGCGGCATCCCCGACCTTAAAATGGCACGGATTTCGGATACAGGGCTGCTTGAAACGGTTCGGCGCGAAGCGCTTGCCCTTTTTGAAAAAGACCCCGAATTTGAGAAAGCGGAAAACAAACCGCTCGCCAAAGAGATCGCCAAGGTATGGGCGCAAAAAAGCATCGGGGAACAAAGCTAG
- a CDS encoding aspartate aminotransferase family protein, which produces MTDWFELERNYYMPTFKRIPITLVKGQGCRVWDENGKEYLDFVSGIAVNSLGHCHPEVVKTIAEQAGTLIHTSNLYYTTPQLKLAQILVENSCLDKVFICNSGTEATEGAVKLARRYGHIHLKGAYEVITGTGSFHGRTLAMVSASGQIKFQEPYIPIPSGFVNVEYNNIEALKAATTSKTCAVMMEPIQGESGVHVPDSDYLKKVRQWCDEKGILLILDEIQTGVGRMGSLFAYQQYETEPDIMTLAKGLAGGFPIGAILCKNRASVFAAGEHGSTFGGNPLACATGYTVFKTIVENNIPEQVKVNGSYLTEKLNGLKQKYNSVSEVRGRGLLQAIEFNNKNANAVTEGCLKRGLLVNKIGDNIIRLMPPLIIGKEEIDTAIAILDQAISDTRVD; this is translated from the coding sequence ATGACTGACTGGTTTGAATTAGAACGAAATTATTATATGCCCACCTTTAAACGTATACCGATAACGCTGGTTAAGGGTCAGGGTTGTCGGGTATGGGACGAAAACGGCAAAGAGTATTTGGATTTTGTTTCCGGCATTGCGGTAAACAGCCTGGGGCATTGCCATCCGGAAGTTGTAAAAACAATCGCTGAACAGGCTGGCACGTTAATCCATACTTCGAACCTCTATTACACCACCCCCCAGCTAAAACTGGCGCAAATACTGGTTGAAAACAGTTGCTTGGATAAGGTTTTTATCTGTAACAGCGGAACGGAAGCCACTGAAGGAGCCGTTAAACTGGCGCGGCGTTACGGGCATATTCATCTTAAAGGGGCCTATGAAGTTATTACCGGCACCGGCTCGTTCCACGGCAGAACACTGGCAATGGTTTCGGCAAGCGGGCAAATTAAGTTTCAAGAGCCTTATATCCCGATTCCATCCGGCTTTGTTAACGTGGAATACAACAACATTGAAGCCTTAAAAGCGGCAACCACCTCAAAAACATGCGCCGTAATGATGGAACCGATTCAGGGCGAAAGCGGGGTTCACGTACCGGATAGTGACTATCTAAAAAAAGTCAGGCAATGGTGCGATGAAAAGGGAATCCTTTTAATTTTGGATGAAATCCAGACGGGTGTCGGCAGGATGGGAAGTCTTTTTGCCTACCAGCAGTATGAAACCGAGCCGGATATTATGACACTTGCCAAAGGGCTTGCCGGCGGTTTCCCGATTGGTGCAATATTATGCAAAAACAGGGCCTCCGTATTTGCCGCAGGCGAACACGGCTCTACTTTCGGCGGTAACCCGCTGGCATGCGCTACCGGTTATACCGTCTTTAAAACAATTGTCGAAAATAATATCCCGGAACAAGTAAAGGTTAATGGCAGTTATCTAACCGAAAAGCTAAACGGGTTAAAGCAAAAATATAATTCCGTTTCGGAAGTAAGGGGCAGAGGCCTTTTACAAGCAATCGAATTTAATAACAAAAATGCCAATGCAGTTACGGAAGGCTGTTTAAAAAGAGGGCTTTTGGTTAATAAAATCGGGGATAATATTATCAGGTTAATGCCGCCGCTAATTATCGGCAAAGAAGAAATTGATACCGCAATCGCAATTTTGGATCAAGCGATATCGGATACCCGTGTTGATTAA
- a CDS encoding DegV family protein: MAVKIVTDSTSDIPQELIDELEITVVPAYVQIEGKTYRDGIDISQDEIYQKMVTDNIVIKTSQPPPSDFADVYKKLLKETDEIVSLMVTGKLSGIYNSAVQAKDMVGSSGRIEVIDTMSTTMGLGLMTLAAARMAKAGEDITAILEEIKSSIHRTHLWGMFDTLKYLFTGGRIGKAKALLGGLLQVKPMLTMLDGEIQPTGLTRSRSKGIDKLFEHIKDFSHIQDVAVVHSTTPEDAQMLKERIEAVLGKGTAYLSRLGPALGVHGGPGTLILALREKIEGLSHKEDVEKKKGISLPSFPSIHLPKIKLATL, encoded by the coding sequence ATGGCAGTCAAAATAGTTACGGACAGCACATCGGATATCCCGCAGGAATTAATAGATGAACTTGAAATTACCGTCGTTCCCGCTTATGTCCAGATTGAGGGCAAGACTTATCGTGACGGAATAGATATCAGCCAAGACGAAATTTATCAAAAAATGGTAACCGATAATATCGTAATTAAAACCTCTCAACCGCCTCCCTCCGATTTTGCCGATGTCTATAAAAAACTGCTAAAAGAAACCGATGAAATTGTTTCTCTGATGGTTACCGGTAAATTAAGCGGAATCTATAACTCGGCGGTGCAGGCTAAAGATATGGTTGGAAGCAGCGGACGCATTGAAGTTATCGATACCATGTCCACCACTATGGGGTTGGGATTAATGACGCTTGCCGCCGCCCGGATGGCAAAAGCCGGCGAGGATATAACGGCAATACTGGAAGAAATTAAAAGCTCAATACATCGCACCCATTTATGGGGCATGTTTGATACCTTAAAATACCTTTTTACCGGCGGACGCATCGGTAAAGCCAAAGCCCTCTTGGGAGGGTTATTACAGGTAAAACCGATGTTAACAATGTTGGACGGAGAAATACAACCGACCGGTCTGACACGCAGCCGCAGTAAAGGGATTGATAAACTCTTTGAACATATCAAGGATTTTTCTCATATTCAAGATGTTGCCGTTGTACACAGCACAACCCCCGAAGATGCGCAAATGCTTAAAGAGCGTATCGAAGCCGTGCTTGGTAAAGGCACCGCCTATTTATCCCGGCTGGGGCCGGCGCTGGGTGTTCACGGCGGTCCAGGCACGCTAATATTGGCCCTTAGGGAAAAAATTGAAGGACTTTCTCACAAAGAGGATGTCGAAAAGAAAAAAGGAATATCCCTGCCCTCTTTTCCTTCAATACACCTGCCAAAAATAAAACTTGCGACCTTATAG
- the argB gene encoding acetylglutamate kinase yields MHNKLSNKTIVIKLGGSLFDSKDTTIEDIISLQKKGYPIVVIHGGANLVNKWLEKQAIAPRFHNGERVTGKDELDMVTAVIGGLINKEIVAAVTARGGRAVGISCVDGALVEAKIRSKEMGYVGNPVKVNHEVLTAILGAGFVPVISPISLNSIEKNAEDPLLLNVNGDTIAGEIAASIEAEKLIFLTDVNGIRDNEGNYMPRLSFSEAKDLIDSGVARGGMIPKIKACLRALENPLAKCAIIDGNRQNALLKEIEEGATGTLIYNP; encoded by the coding sequence TTGCACAATAAGCTTAGTAATAAAACAATTGTAATCAAACTCGGTGGGTCTTTATTTGATAGCAAAGATACCACCATCGAAGATATAATTTCTTTACAAAAAAAGGGCTATCCCATTGTAGTTATTCACGGGGGAGCAAATTTAGTTAACAAATGGTTAGAAAAACAGGCTATTGCTCCCCGCTTTCATAACGGAGAACGCGTTACCGGCAAGGACGAGTTGGATATGGTAACAGCGGTTATCGGCGGGCTTATCAACAAAGAGATTGTAGCTGCCGTTACCGCTCGCGGGGGGAGAGCCGTTGGAATCAGTTGTGTTGACGGCGCCTTGGTGGAAGCTAAAATCCGCAGTAAAGAAATGGGTTATGTCGGGAATCCGGTCAAAGTAAACCACGAAGTTTTAACGGCAATCCTCGGCGCCGGTTTTGTTCCCGTAATTTCCCCTATCAGCCTAAACTCAATCGAAAAAAATGCCGAGGATCCGCTTTTATTGAATGTTAACGGCGACACAATCGCAGGGGAAATTGCGGCCTCAATCGAAGCGGAAAAACTGATTTTTTTAACCGATGTTAACGGTATTCGGGATAACGAGGGCAATTATATGCCCCGCCTCAGTTTTTCCGAAGCAAAAGATTTAATAGATTCGGGGGTTGCCCGCGGGGGAATGATCCCCAAAATCAAGGCTTGTCTTAGGGCGCTTGAAAACCCTTTAGCCAAGTGCGCAATTATTGACGGCAACCGCCAAAATGCACTGCTTAAAGAAATTGAGGAAGGGGCAACAGGGACATTGATTTACAACCCGTAG
- a CDS encoding argininosuccinate synthase has product MAEKVVLAYSGGLDTSVAVKWLQEEYGYEVIAVTIDVGNEKDFTIIKKKALDVGAIKSFVVDAKDEFVNDYVFPALKANALYEECYPLATALARPLIAKILVDIARDEGAKAIAHGCTGKGNDQVRFDVGINTLAPHLKIVGPAREWGMTREELIQYAQKYNIPLPITSKSPYSIDENLWGKSTECGVLEDPWNEPPEDAHTWVKAVSETPDEAEYIVISFEKGLPVSINNNKMDGISLIKFLNELGGKHGIGRIDMLENRLVGIKSRETYEAPAANILIAAHKSLETLTLSKAQYRFKQIVSNEFANLVYEGLWFSGHRENLSAYIDSTQRFVTGDVRLKLHKGNCTVVGRKSPYSLYSHKLATYDEGDEFDQSSAIGFIKLWGLSAKIQEQIQKEG; this is encoded by the coding sequence ATGGCAGAAAAAGTGGTACTTGCTTACAGCGGCGGGCTGGATACTTCAGTGGCAGTTAAGTGGCTGCAAGAAGAATACGGATATGAAGTTATTGCTGTTACGATTGATGTCGGAAACGAAAAGGATTTTACGATTATCAAAAAGAAAGCGCTGGACGTGGGAGCAATTAAATCGTTTGTGGTGGATGCCAAAGACGAATTTGTTAACGACTATGTTTTCCCTGCCCTAAAGGCCAACGCCCTTTATGAAGAATGTTATCCGCTTGCGACCGCACTGGCACGCCCTTTAATTGCCAAAATTTTGGTGGATATTGCGCGTGACGAAGGCGCTAAGGCCATCGCACACGGTTGTACCGGTAAAGGCAACGACCAGGTCAGATTTGATGTTGGGATTAATACACTGGCGCCCCATTTAAAGATTGTCGGCCCCGCACGCGAATGGGGAATGACACGGGAAGAGCTGATTCAATATGCCCAAAAATACAATATCCCCCTGCCGATAACTTCAAAAAGCCCTTATTCAATAGATGAAAACTTATGGGGTAAAAGTACCGAATGCGGTGTTTTGGAAGACCCTTGGAACGAGCCGCCGGAGGATGCGCATACTTGGGTTAAGGCTGTCAGCGAAACCCCCGACGAAGCCGAATATATTGTAATAAGCTTTGAAAAAGGCCTGCCGGTATCGATTAACAATAACAAAATGGACGGTATTTCATTAATAAAGTTCTTAAACGAACTCGGCGGAAAGCACGGAATCGGGCGAATCGATATGCTGGAAAACAGGCTGGTCGGGATTAAATCCCGAGAAACCTATGAGGCCCCTGCTGCCAATATCTTGATTGCCGCCCATAAATCGCTTGAGACACTGACATTATCCAAGGCGCAGTACCGCTTCAAACAGATAGTTTCAAACGAGTTTGCCAACCTTGTTTACGAAGGGTTATGGTTTAGCGGACATCGTGAAAATCTTTCCGCTTATATCGATAGCACCCAACGGTTTGTTACCGGCGACGTTCGGCTCAAACTGCATAAGGGCAATTGCACCGTTGTCGGACGCAAATCGCCGTACTCGTTATACAGCCATAAGCTGGCAACCTATGATGAGGGCGATGAGTTTGACCAATCCTCGGCAATCGGCTTTATTAAGCTGTGGGGATTATCGGCAAAAATACAGGAACAAATCCAAAAGGAAGGCTAG
- a CDS encoding DegV family protein — protein MTVKIVTDTLSDIPDDLANELGITLIPLTVSFGHESFLDRIEISSEDFYERMVREDVIPTTTQPSPFSFTNVYNELANESDEILVITLSSKLSGTYQSALNAKSTVSDTCRIEVLDSQKIIMSFGLAVIAAAKMANAGAGIDEIIAATKVRLDNTQLVAYFDSLKYLVKGGRVGKAQGFVGSLLSVKPILTIRDGEMGPLTRVRSKAAGLDYLYNAVATTDNIESVGVEYCTTPEDAEYLIERISDIVPREDIYKSIVCPVVGTYSGPGGVAVSIMSKPS, from the coding sequence ATGACAGTTAAAATTGTCACAGATACTCTGTCCGACATACCCGACGACTTAGCAAATGAACTTGGTATAACGCTGATTCCGTTGACCGTATCGTTCGGTCATGAGTCGTTTCTTGACAGGATAGAGATTTCTTCGGAAGATTTTTATGAAAGGATGGTCCGGGAAGACGTTATTCCCACCACCACCCAACCTTCCCCGTTTTCGTTTACCAATGTCTATAACGAGCTGGCAAACGAAAGCGATGAAATACTGGTAATTACCTTATCAAGCAAACTCAGCGGCACTTATCAATCGGCGTTAAACGCCAAAAGTACAGTTAGCGATACTTGCCGCATTGAGGTCTTGGATTCGCAAAAAATAATTATGAGCTTCGGGCTTGCAGTTATTGCGGCGGCCAAAATGGCAAATGCCGGTGCGGGAATCGATGAAATAATTGCCGCAACCAAAGTAAGATTAGATAACACACAACTGGTCGCTTATTTTGATTCACTTAAGTATCTTGTAAAGGGCGGGCGCGTCGGAAAAGCGCAGGGCTTTGTCGGCTCACTGCTTTCGGTAAAACCAATTCTTACGATTAGAGACGGAGAAATGGGGCCGCTTACAAGGGTCCGATCCAAAGCCGCCGGTCTTGATTATCTTTATAACGCAGTCGCAACAACCGATAATATCGAAAGCGTCGGCGTGGAATACTGTACCACACCCGAAGATGCCGAATATTTGATTGAACGTATCAGCGACATTGTACCGCGGGAAGATATTTATAAATCGATTGTATGCCCGGTAGTCGGCACATACTCCGGCCCCGGAGGGGTTGCAGTATCCATAATGAGTAAGCCTTCTTAA
- the rpmB gene encoding 50S ribosomal protein L28 — translation MKCDLCDKSKMFGNNVSHSKRHTRKESMPNVHRVRAEVDGKAMRVNICTRCMRTQNKLMREAE, via the coding sequence ATGAAGTGCGATCTATGTGATAAATCGAAGATGTTCGGCAATAACGTCAGCCATTCCAAGAGACATACCAGAAAAGAATCTATGCCGAATGTTCATAGAGTTAGAGCCGAAGTAGACGGCAAAGCGATGCGTGTTAATATCTGCACCAGATGCATGCGCACGCAGAACAAGCTCATGCGCGAAGCTGAATAG